Genomic segment of Sander lucioperca isolate FBNREF2018 chromosome 20, SLUC_FBN_1.2, whole genome shotgun sequence:
ATGAAGTTGTAAGACATCCTCACttagcttctctgtctctcctctgtctctctgcctgttaTAACTCCATCTGACGAAGTTGTGAGGTCTGACTCTTTTCAGGACACTGGTTTTGTGATGCAAATGTGTTACTCTTTTGAACACATTGTTTTGTGAAGCAAAACGCTTTACCTTTGTGACCCCAGCAAACTAGCTGGAATTACCTACTTCAACGCCAAAACCAGGACAGAACTCTGCTCACTGGACGCAGTGGGGGAAAAGTCACTGTTGATGCACGACACTGAGGGTGAGGATGTCTTACAACTTCATGTCTGCTGTGTTAAATTCCTGTCTAAATAAGACCTTACAGCTCATAGTGCATATCAGAGCAAAAATGAGATCCATGAGGTCAAAAGAACTGCCCCAAGAGCTCAGAGACAGAGTTGTAGAAAGGCACAGATATGGACAAGGCtagaaaaaaaagctgctgCATTTATTGTTTCTAAGAGCTTAGTGGTCTCCAAAATTTTGTTATGGAAGAAGTTCAGGTCAACCAGGACTGGCCATCCAGCCAAACTGAACAGTTGGGGGAGAAGAACCTTGGTGAGAGAGGTAACTAAGAACCTAAAGATGACTGACTGAGCTCCAGAGATCCTGTGTAGAGATGGAGAAAGTTCCAGGCTGACAACCACTGCTGCAGCTCTGCACCAAAACTGGGCTCTATGGCTGAGTTGACCAATGAAAGCTTCTCCTCAGTGAAAGACGAATAAAAACGCTGCACAGAGTTACTCACAGCCTGGGAGTCCTTCAggtgtgtttttgaaaatcCTATCCCGCCTTTCATGTGGTCTGAAACTTTCTCCATCTCCACACAGGATCTCTGGAACTCAGTCAGTGATCTTTGGGTTCTTACCTCTCTCACCAAGGCTCTGCTCCCCAGCTGTTCAGTTTGTCTGGACGGTCAGCTGTAGGAAGAGTCCTGGTTGACTCAAACATCTTCCGTATCAGAATTATGGAGACCACTGAGCTCTTAGAAACAATAACTgcagcagattttttttctagCCTTGTCCAGATCTGTGTCTTGCTACAGCTCTTCTTCAGCTCTTTTGACCTCATGGATCTCATTTTTGTTCTGATATGCACTATGAGCTGTAAGGCCTTATTTAGACAGGTGTGTTCATTGAAAATCTGAACCAAACCAATTAACTCAAGACAGTTGGACACTGATGAAGGTGTGGAATCATCTCAAAGCTGAACAAAAGAAATGGACGGCACCTGAATGACCTACATGAGTGTGACAGCAAAGTTAcgtatttactcaagtatttaCTTGATAGGTTAATTAATTACTATGAAACTACAAGATTCACAAAGGCACGGTCTATAAAACTCCAGTGAAGTCCTCTGTAAAATGTTACCCATGAAGATCCTGTAAAATCAAGATTTCTGTAAATACATAATATAACCCCTTAAAGTCTACATTTTACATAAAGAACATAAGAATTTAAATACCTTCAATTTCGTCAAGAGATTTTCCTTTAAGCTCACGCATCCTTCCCTTTTCCAGTGCAAGGAGCAACTTGGAAATTTTTGCACTCTGTATGGTAGGCTCTGACAGACGGTAGAACTGTCTATGTACTGATATATCGTGCCCCATAAAATCAGCAAGCTGATCTAGTTCGTTGCTCTTCAAGTTCAGGATTTGTGATGTGGTCGCTATGTCTTTGCGCAGTTGAGTTGATCGTAGGTACTCTGGCCTCTTGGCACCACACTCATCCGCGAGCTGTCGGAGACACTGATGTCCTCTGTAGTAAGTCAGACAATTTGGTACAGCAAACAAGTATTCATTTTGGTCTGGGACACCACATTCCTTCCTCTTCTCAATCATAATGTTGAGTGCATTTACCATCTCAGGTGTCAGCAGCACTGCTACCTTTCGCTCCCTTTTTCCTTTCAGTTCAACACgctcaaaatagttgcagagtTTCTTTTCATACTCTGACAGCCCCAATTCATCAAGggtgtttgtttctttgtttctttccaGAAAATTCCTCAGTTTTATCTTTGAGACCTCCCCAACACGTCTTCTATTGAAGAGGACAATCTTGGTCAGTGCAGCTTTTGCAAGGCTGGAATAGTTCTGCACTGTTGTCTCCTCCTTCAATGCAGCAGTTGCTGATTCAGCAGTTTTGTCAAGATGCTTGTTCAATTTTGTCACATCATCAGTGAGCGGTAATTTGGCTGGTTTGTTATATTTCAAGTCACTAATGGTGCTTAAGGCACAGTGGGATATGTACTCCGACCACTTTGCAGTATAAAGCTTCTGAAAAGCTTTTGAGGATTTAATCAAGTTGTCATCTCCAGCCATAAGAGCATGACAATGAATGATGTCACTCACTTTCAACAGTGAGTGTCCAATTTTAAGTGCAAGGCTTGGAGTTTTGTAACAGTTCTTTTCTCTATCAAATCCTGCTGTTTCTTTCACTGCTTCAATTACTTCCATGAAATTTCCTGGTTTTATGGCATCCTCTAAGGTTAGGATTGAAGACCTTTTGCGGATGGTTTGCAGGAATCTTCCCAGCTGACGGATTTTTTGGCGGATGTAGTCATGTTTTGAAGGGTCATGTCCATGTTTTCTGAAAAGGGTGTCAGCATACCGAAGAAGGCAGAAGTCATTACGAATAACACTTGCAATGTCATCGTCATGCATACGGCTTAACATTTTAAGCACCCCATCATTAACTGGGCTTGAACATTCTGACTGGATTGCAGATGCTAGGCCAAGCACCCTTTTTCTTCCTTGACGATCCTCTTCCTCTGGTTTGGAGGAGCACCTTTTCATATGTCTCCATAGCTCTGGTCGCAAAAACATACCCTTACAATGGATacaatattcatattttttacattcaacCTTCTTTGCTCTGCGCTTCACTTTAAGCTGACCACTTCCTTTTTTCAGCACATCTCTGTTATACTCGAAGTTTCCCCTGTTGCGAAGATTCTCTAGGAGGTTCTTCCTAGTTGCTGAGCCTGCTGGGAGACTAAGTGCATATGCTATATCAGAATTCTCTTTTATGTGAGTTTTGAAATGCCGCGctattttgaaatgaaaatccTTGCAAATGAAGCAGAAATTTTGTCCTGCTCTTACAACGCTGGTTGAAGGTACTGTGTTGGTGCAATATTGTCCAGTGTCAAGGGTGTCATCTGTGACATTACAGTTCATAGAGGTATCCATTAGTGATTCTTCAGCAACCTGGAATGTTGAGTTCGCCAAGCTGTTTATTGGTTCCTCATCTTCTGTGTCACTTTCTGAGCCTGGAACGTAGTCTGGATCACATACATCATCTGATGCCTCCTCTTCACTGAAGTCACTTTCATTCTGATTAAAAtacaaggaaaagaaaagaaaacgtaAGGCATACATAACACCTGCAATAAGCACTACATGACAATCAACAAGCAACTGGACCTCATATGCTTCTCATTGTGCTTTTATAAACCACTACTGagcccacacacatacacacacacacacaaactaggACTGTTTGATGTGgcctaaaaatatttttaaaaaatcaattttgattattttatcatAATTTGaacaacaaaagacaaagaaattaTGTCACATAAGTTGCTCAAAGCGGTCAAAATACTGAGTGTGGAAGTGGCAGCAGTCTAGGGACCACAAATCTTGTAGAAATGCCCCCGTGTGGACTATAGCAGCGATTGTAACTGCTGAGCACACAGCTAATTAATTATGCTCATACTCTGCtggttcactttttttttctgtttgttcgctggcttttattttgaaatgttgttTCCAGACTGGAAGACACTGTTAGGAGGTTGCAGTAACATATTGTAACATGTCAGAGAGTGTCAAACTCcacacctctcctctcctgttatTTTAGatgagatagacagatagatagttGTGATTGTAAACATACTACAACTATGAGTAGGAGGGGGGAGACGTTAGCGGAGCAGATGGAGCCGTGTTGTCCACCTCATGTTAAACAGCAGtacataagtaaaagtatgaCGACGTTCAATTTAATAACAATGAATTGAAGTCAAGTGTAAACAAGCCGGTAGATATGTTAGCGGGTGTCAGTCGCTGAAGTAATTAAGCGGTTGCTCAAGTAGTTGAAGAGAAAATCTCGATTTAgcaatttcattttatcaacatCATCATaactaaaaaaaatttaattacaATGTATAATCGATTTATCGAACAGCcgtaacaaaaacacacacacgctttgTTCTAAAGTGTTGCTTCTCACTACTGTCCTCATATATCAAACAATGGCCTCAAACACTATGAGCAggcatacacacaaaacacacaagggTTATAGGACCATACCAAATCATAAGTCATATACAAATAGGGCTGGGCACCGAACGTCGATACTTTTATGGCACCGGAAAAAAGTATCGAAAAATTATTTCTTTTGttgccaaatttcggttccaAAAGCATCTGAGCgcgtaagcgcaagcttatctgtcctctctgcatactgacagagagcggagctccgaccgacacacacacgcgcaagcAGAGGTGCGAACGGTGCAAACTAcatcggctctgcagttttatTGAAGTCACAGAGTCACGGCGATGCCGATAAAGCAGTTTCAaatgtggttacagtttttcaaaacttcacgcagacagcgtttgctgtgatatattaatggcgagccgaaagcggttgctgtgctgttgttttacatttcctctgagacaagcaggcacaacggtggtttctgtgccctgatgactgactgataggttgaggttgtaaggcaaggcacctttatttctacagcacctttcagcaacaaggcaattcaattccattcctttgcacttaagttagttcttcattagttcaatgtagacaacagggcagtcaccaagtttattggtaaaggtttgtgtcattatgcagtttgacctaaaaagtctttgttgtttacattcctttgtactttagttagttcaatattagcctgtacacaatgtaatttgtttattatttataatacgttcatgttgtggcaaaaaggtttctccttttttgttaatttttaaagtTCAGATTGATGCCAATCCAGAGTATCTGACTGGCACACCCCTATCTaaaagcacaaccagttttattagttactctgagtgagcagtgttaccagaattttttaattttgataactgttttgattcacaattaaggtagaaaataaaagttttgtgtttaatggatttttgttgatgttgaaatagattttaaagcatatggtatcgaaaaaagtatcgttaggaaccggtatcgaaacTGAGGTATCAAAATTGGCACCGGATCGAAAGATTTTGAACGATGCCCAGCCCTATATACAGAAGCAGAAAATGAGCATCATTTCAGGTCATGTTAAAGCATTTCCTGTGTTTGAAGCTACACCAACAAATGTACTGACAAACCTCTTCAGGGAGCACCGTGGAGGAGAGGAATGGTGTGTGACTTGTAGATGGAGAGACGACTGTTGTGTGGCCTGTAGATGGAGAGACCACTGTTGTGTGGAGAACAGTTTTCTTGACTGTAGTTGGAGCCATAGGCTGATGGAGAGGCAAAAAGAGAGAACCAGAagagaatgaaagagggagacatGGCAGTTATTTCAATGTAGAACATTGATAGATGATACGAGACAATGACTATAATTTCCAGAAATTGAACATCACTGATTCACTGTTGGTATGTAACACTTCAACAGGTAACAGGCTTCAAAGCTGTGATTCATAAGATCTACCAACTCACACACATCAAATATAATCTGAACATATTTGGCTAGAACTTCTGAGCATATTTACGTTTTGCTCAATGATGAAAACCTTGTGAAATTTGATCCTATAACTCCTATAAAAAAGTTTTGGAAACATTGTGCTTAACACATAATGACAAGTCACTGCTGATGCTGCCATTACATATTTGGTGTAGTGGACTGCTAGgatttttcacctttatgatgtgttcaaagttcaaatttaatttgtgttttgttttaaaatcaaaatagaGGTAGCAATATCTGTGTGAGTCCCTAATTAACGTATATGCCACAGGTATTAACTTTTACCATGACCGCAGTCAAAGAATTATTTGGTGACATCAATTTGAGAATGAATTTTGTTACCTTCACTGTTAACACCAAATCTATTACCCATGACACACAATACACTATTTGAACTAACACTTTAAAACTTTTGGAAAAGCATTTCAATAAATATCTGTTTATGCCAGTTCTTAGTGCTTATGTAGGTGTAGGTGGCATGAAAACCTTATGGATACTGCTTCCAGTAAAGGGTTACCAAAATAACTACTTACCAAAgtcttttgtcttttgtctttggAGTGAAAGCAGTATGTATGCCAGACAGTGGTGCAAActgttaaaacaacaaaatactaAGGTAAGCATTAATGTTGTCACCTACAAAGACATGTACAGCTCGTCAGTGCTGCTGCCGGGGAAAACTGGAGGAATTTGGCGCATTCCATGCAGAGACACGAGTGAGGTGGCCAGGCACATCCACTCAACACCATGGATCCTCCTTGTGATGCTGCACAACAGCGTGAACAGCAGGTAGACAGCATCGCTGGGATGGATCTGTGGTGTGTGGCAGTGCCTGGCCACCTCGCTCGGGTCTCGGGATGAAGCTCGCCAAACCCCAGCCTCTACTGTGCTGCTACGGCTGTAAACATCATCTAAATCTCGCGGGATCACCAAGTGTTACTAGTAGACCACTAGTTATTTTTCCTCAGTGCATCGTGTGAGATTTTGACAATGTttacagcagtagcagcagagtAGAAACCATCAGGTAAGTGTTATTttaataaactcctggtgtacttacaaactttccaattcatcgttttatgagtacagaccatatttgtactactgtagaagtttgatACCCTTCTGGGCTTTTCTCCAGAAATGCACTATAACTAGCATGTACAACATCTGCTGCCTTCATCCTGCAATGTGGACCACCTGTTTTTTTCACAGAATCAATAGCCTCACTCATTGAACcccacactgctattattttgaacagcctaatatctgatttttttcacttttctgtaaaataataacaaagttCATGGTTTTCCCTTCATTTCTTGATTTGGAAAAGAATATGTGTGTGAATCTTAAAACTATGATGAGGATTTTAAGGCTttgttcacttttttaaacacactgctattattttgaaaacaACTGTAAGTTTGTCTACCATGAGAAATGTCTTTCTACAAGCAAAAACAGTGTACATGTGTAATGCAACATGTCGATCTTAGAATTTTTATACAAACCTTCACATCTTAGCCCCCACCACTTCAATGAAGAAAATGGCCCACGGCATAGTGAGCATTTTTCAAATGAGCCCAAGTTCTCTTTCATAACACGATGTGTCTTGcaatctaaaagaaaaaaacacatattgAAATTTATCGTGTGAATACggattttaattttttacttAGATAACTTCCTCTAGGGGGCTGAaacctagtcttgcattgccagctcAAATCCTGTGAACTCACATCTGGTTTTACTTCAAGATATTAGTCTGGAAAGAAACACACACGAGCAGCTTAGATCTGACAAGAACTCAGTCCAATCAGCATATcaccaggtttaaaaaaaaaaataattccccACATTTATAAACtatttagaatgttttttttctctggtaTGTTGGTGTTTTATTGTTATTCAATTTTAGTTTAATTTGAATGTGAATTTCAATGTTATTAATTGATATCCCGGGGTGATATTGAGCCTGTCTTGAGGCAGCACTGCTGTGTTAAGCAGCCTCAACAGCTGATCCCCGGTGTAAACAAAAGCGTCATGGCTGTACACGGACTCCCCAGACGCGGCTATAACCGTGAAAAACAGTAGTAAGGCCAGAGCAGACACAAAGTCACTAGTGTCCAtagtgcaaataaataaaatccacCTAATAAATCCTAAGAAAAGTAAGATAAAAGTTCAaggagaaagggaaaaaaaagaagaaaacaatggCTATGCCAATTCTTACCCTTATCTCTCTTCCTCATTCCTCCTGAATTCTCTTGCTTTCTTCTCTTCCTTCCCCTCTGTTCTTCAAAAGTTTAAATAGATTATAATGAAAATGACAAACAATTGGATTGTGTAAatgaaggacacacacacacacacacatacatcaacTTGTATTGTATCCCCCTCAAATGAGTCATTACTTATAATCAGGCATGAAAACGGGTCAGGGGTGAAAAAGGTGAGAAGGATATTACCCCTCTAGGGGGGTCCGGGGGCATGCTCCCCCGGAAGAAAATCTTAAATATTCCATAttttaaagcagtggttcccaacctggggtctggggacccctcaggggggcggcaaagatcacagggggggcacaagtctttatctggtttgaggttgaggtaaaaaaaaaatgtataataagGTTTTGCCTGGTATACCCCTCCTCTATTATGTTTTATATAAAGATTTCTCACCATCATTGCAACTGCCTGGCCTCTTGGCTTGCTGCTGTGATCCAACCATATTTCCATGtcaaataataaagcaaaacCACAATTAAAACACACAAAGGTCACACAGCCATAACCAAAACATCAGTCATAAAAGAGTAGATTACGGGTAGCCAtagagaagaggaaagaaaaaccCATCAGTCCTGAAAGAATTACATCTCCAGTACCTATGACATTTACGGTACTTTCAGATCTAATGCTACTGTGGCCAATTGGCCCAAACACCATGAAtaagcacacaaaacacacaacaagggATATGGAACCATACCAAGTCTAAATCATATACAGAAGCAGAAAGTCATGTTTCAGGTCATGTTAAAACACTTTCTGCACTTAAAGCTACACCAACAAATGTACTGACAAACCTCTTCAGGGAGCACTGTGGAGGAGAGGAATGGTGTGTGGCCTGTAGATGGAGAGACAACTGGTGTGTGACTTGTAGATGGAGAGACGACTGGTGTGTGACTTGTATATGGAGAGACGACTGGTGTGTGACTTGTAGATGGAGAGACGACTGGTGTGTGACTTGTAGATGGAGAGACGACTGGTGTGTGACTTGTATATGGAGAGACGACTGGTGTGTGACTTGTAGATGGAGAGACGACTGTTGTGTGGCCTGTAGATGGAGAGACCACCGTTGTGTGGCCTGTAGATGGAGAGACGACTGGTGTGTGGCCTATAGATGGAGAGACCACCGTTGTGTGGCCTGTAGATGGAGAGACCACTGTTGTGTGACTTGTAGATGGAGAGACGACTGGTGTGTGACTTGTAGATGGAGAGACGACTGTTATGTGGCCTGTAGATGGAGAGACCACTGTTGTGTGGCCTGTAGATGGAGAGACCACTGTTGTGTGGCCTGTAGATGGAGAGACGACTGTTGTGTGGCCTGTAGATGGAGAGACCACTGTTGTGTGGCCTGTAGATGGAGAGACCACTGTTGTGTGGCCTGTAGATGGAGAGACCACTGTTGTGTGGCCTGTAGATGGAGAGACGACTGTTGTGTGGAGAACAGTTTTCTTGACTGTAGTTGGAGCCATAGGCTGATGGAGAGGCAACAAGGGAGAACCAGAggagaatgaaagagggagacatGGCAGTTATTTCAATGTAGAACATCTGCTGCTGAAATACTGAATTTGACATTGAGCTGACATATCAAACTTCCGGCCCGCATTTCAATTATATCCGGCCCGcaagaaattatatatattatatccctatcagagagaggagacagagaggaggacagaggacagagaggagacagagagaaatgtcTTATGCGATGCTGCAGTCTTCTTATTATATactattctctttttttttctttaaatagaTTTAATTGGTCAATTGTACTCTACCTTGGATATTTGATGCCTTTGGCAAGAACGCCATGGCAGGTTTTCTCCTCCGTAGTCATAGGTTATTTCTTGCCCTTCCTCAATGTCAACGAtggcaaacaaacacagactggGTACACCATCCAcctctatttttttcattttcgcATTCGGCTTTTCAGCATCATTTACGAGTCTGCCAAGTGTCCCATCTTCACTTGAAGCATCAATGCTACAGGAGTTACAAGAATGAGTTACTAAAAATGTTAACAAAATTGTGGTCCAGAAAATGATTGGCAAGCATTTCTATCACCCAGAAATTTCATAGGGAATAGGGCCGTTTCCACTACGGGGCCAACCGGGACAAAATACGGGGCTGGGGCTGTGTCCTCTATTATAGGGCCTTCTCCCTCAGGGGCGTTTCCTGGCTCGGAGTAGGTACTCAGATCGGCCCAGAAAAGCTCCCAGGTGGGGCTTAAGGTTTACTCGCTGATTGGGTGAAAACAGAGCAGGATGTGACGTTATCAGAAAGCACAAATCAAGCGGCATTTTTAAAACCTAGCAGAAGAGGAGCATTAGCCTAGTacacagttaaaaacaacaaaagatgtTCGACAAGCGGGTACAAAAAACTGTCTATTACGATTACGCGGACATCAAAACTCTCGCCCCTTACCACGCGGTAAGGGGAGTGGGACAGGAACTTGACAAGAACTTCCCCTCACTCGGCCCTCTTGACTGGTGTGTCAGTGGGGGCCCATCCGCTACGTCACAAGTTTCGATGTCCCGGTCATCGTAGTGCCACTATTCGGCCCCATAGTGGAAACACGGGTCATGTGCGGTCTGACTATTGATCAAGAATAAAATCCTACAATTCAGCTTACTCACCAATATTCCGTTCCTTTATGTTTGAAGATGTATGTATACTCATTCCATGCTGCAGTTTTCTCAGTCTTCTTCAAAACTCCTCTGTACTCCAAAATGAATGAGCCTTTACGAATTGGCTCCAATGCAAACACACCTCttcctataaataaataaataaataaataacagttaATGAAAATGAGCGtaataaaaaaagtgaaattagaTGAAAAATTGAAATTCTgataaaaaaattacaatcaTGAGGAAAGGTGAAATTCATAAGATCTGCCAACTCACTCAAATATCACCTCAACATTACTGTACACATTAacaatatttactgtttttccttgatgaaaaaaggcataacTAGATGAAAACATTGTGAAATTTGATCCTAAAACTGCTTTGTCATAAGCCAATATTTAAAACCATGCAAAACGGTGatgtgacatactgtattttactgtatgaCCTTGTATGCTTCACTCTGTCCTTATAAACCATTACTgggccacacacaaacacacacaagtcttTGTACTAAAGTATTAGTTCACACTGTCTCACTGTTGTCCTCATATGCCAAACACTGGTCTCAAACACCATGatcatgcaaacacaaagaacacacacactatactgaATCTTAGTCATATACAAAAGCAGTATTtagtagggatgtccagatccgatcacgtgattggaaatcgggcccgatcacgtggtttcagactcgatcggaatcggacgttacctcccgataaGGACTgggatatgtatatatattctcattattttttaaacacatctatagttatgcggtggcccagagttagacccttttgactccacacagaaacagcaacgcgtgcggcatgacatcactttgttgcagagacgctattggttaaatgccggcaaagtagaacacggaagcagcttgaagcggaaagcgcgagtatgtctgcggtctggaggtattatgaagttgaattattatagaagtatcggatcgggactcggtatcagtagatactcaaaatcaaatgactcggactcgagggcaaaaaaaacctgatcgggacatccctagtattTAGCATTGTTTCAGGTCATtttaaagcacttcctgtgtttgAATCTACACTGACACAGTGTACTGACAAACCTCTTTGAGCAAGACTGTGGGAGACACGGCTGCTGTGTGCAAAACATGACCACAATTGACCAAAAACTActaaaactgaccaaaaactgaccaaaaactgaaaaaaaaggaaattaataaAATTCAAGCTTATTGTGATTTGGGAGCCTTTACGAATTGGCTCCAATGCCAACACACCTCttcctataaataaataaataaataaataacagttaATGAAAACGAGCGtaataaaaaaagtgaaattataTGATGAAAAATTGAAATTATGATAACATTATAATCATGAGGAAAGAAGGTGAAATTCATAAGATCTGCCAACTCACTCAAATATCATCTCAACATTACTGTATACATTCacaatatttactgtttttccctgatgaaaaaaggcataacTAGATGAAAACATTGTGAAATTTGATCCTAAAACTGCTTTTTCATAAGCCAATATTTAAAACCATGCAAAACGGTGatgtgacatactgtattttactgtatgaCCTTGTATGCTTCACTCTGTCCTTATAAACCATTACTgggccacacacaaacacacacaagtcttTGTACTAAAGTATTAGTTCACACTGTCTCACTGTTGTCCTCATATGCCAAACACTGGTCTCAAACACCATGatcatgcaaacacaaagaacacacacactatactgaATCTTAGTCATATACAGAAGCAGTATTTAGTAGAGATGTCCatatccgatcacgtgatcggaaatcgggcccgatcacgtggtttcagacccGATCGGAATCGGAAGTTACCTCCCGATAAGGActgggatatatatgtatatatagtctcattattttttaacacatctatagttatgcggtggccagagttagacccttttgactccacacagaaacagcaacgcgtgcggcatgacatcactttgttgcagagacgctattggttaaatgccggcaaagtagaacacggaagcagcttgaagcggaaagcgcgagtatgtctgcggtctggaggtattatgaagttgaattattatagaagtatcggatcgggactcggtatcagtagatactcaaaatcaaatgactcggactcgagggcaaaaaaaacctgatcgggacatccctagtattTAGCATTGTTTCAGGTCATtttaaagcacttcctgtgtttgAATCTACACTGACACAGTGTACTGAC
This window contains:
- the LOC116059981 gene encoding uncharacterized protein LOC116059981 yields the protein MRRGRLDPICDAQHHIRLKKEKALCVWRYIGPIKGRGVFALEPIRKGSFILEYRGVLKKTEKTAAWNEYTYIFKHKGTEYCIDASSEDGTLGRLVNDAEKPNAKMKKIEVDGVPSLCLFAIVDIEEGQEITYDYGGENLPWRSCQRHQISKPMAPTTVKKTVLHTTVVSPSTGHTPFLSSTVLPEEQQAKRPGSCNDAFEEQRGRKRRKQENSGGMRKRDKDCKTHRVMKENLGSFEKCSLCRGPFSSLKWWGLRCEVCTTVWHTYCFHSKDKRQKTLPMAPTTVKKTVLHTTVVSPSTGHTTVVSPSTSHTPFLSSTVLPEENESDFSEEEASDDVCDPDYVPGSESDTEDEEPINSLANSTFQVAEESLMDTSMNCNVTDDTLDTGQYCTNTVPSTSVVRAGQNFCFICKDFHFKIARHFKTHIKENSDIAYALSLPAGSATRKNLLENLRNRGNFEYNRDVLKKGSGQLKVKRRAKKVECKKYEYCIHCKGMFLRPELWRHMKRCSSKPEEEDRQGRKRVLGLASAIQSECSSPVNDGVLKMLSRMHDDDIASVIRNDFCLLRYADTLFRKHGHDPSKHDYIRQKIRQLGRFLQTIRKRSSILTLEDAIKPGNFMEVIEAVKETAGFDREKNCYKTPSLALKIGHSLLKVSDIIHCHALMAGDDNLIKSSKAFQKLYTAKWSEYISHCALSTISDLKYNKPAKLPLTDDVTKLNKHLDKTAESATAALKEETTVQNYSSLAKAALTKIVLFNRRRVGEVSKIKLRNFLERNKETNTLDELGLSEYEKKLCNYFERVELKGKRERKVAVLLTPEMVNALNIMIEKRKECGVPDQNEYLFAVPNCLTYYRGHQCLRQLADECGAKRPEYLRSTQLRKDIATTSQILNLKSNELDQLADFMGHDISVHRQFYRLSEPTIQSAKISKLLLALEKGRMRELKGKSLDEIEDFTDDDDEDESEEEQTSNEVDCPHELNDMDTPEAERLLPVHNGMIKLNFNMHHVYNIQCVTFGSF